The following are from one region of the Pseudodesulfovibrio piezophilus C1TLV30 genome:
- the uvrB gene encoding excinuclease ABC subunit UvrB, with product MPDFKLVSEFSPKGDQPEAIHQLVENLKAGVRDQVLLGATGTGKTFTMANIVAELNRPALVLAPNKTLAAQLYTEFRGLFPDNAVEYFVSYYDYYQPEAYLPHSDVYIEKDSSINDNIDKLRHAATHALLTRQDVLLVASVSCIYGLGSPDYYAKMVIPIEEGQSMPMETLLSRLVEIHYERNDYDFHRGTFRVRGDVVEIIPAYSREKAIRMEFFGDEIDSITETDPLTGEVKDHLRKTVIYPGSHFVSDRENLDRAVQDIRNELQTRLAEMKQANKLVEAQRLEQRSMYDLEIIEELGYCNGIENYSRHLDGRTVGQPPSTLLDYFPEDFILFVDESHIALPQVGGMFNGDRSRKTTLVDFGFRLPSALDNRPLNYEEFQDRIKQAVYVSATPGPLEMDLAQGLVVEQIIRPTGLLDPIVEVRKVQGQIDDLLSECKKRQSVNERVLVTTLTKRMAEDLNDYLNSMGVPTRYLHSDIDTLERMAIIQALRAGEFCVLVGINLLREGLDIPEVSLVSILDADKEGFLRSNRSLIQTFGRAARNVEGRVIMYADKITGSMASAMDETLRRREKQLDHNIKHGIVPQTIRKKVDNLFGDLGSGASESGKMGMAAETSADYGADPKQLEKSIKRLERDMRDAAKELEFERAADLRDRVALLRERLLELG from the coding sequence ATGCCAGACTTCAAGCTTGTTAGTGAATTTTCTCCAAAGGGAGATCAGCCAGAGGCCATTCATCAATTGGTAGAGAATTTGAAAGCAGGGGTGAGGGATCAGGTCTTGCTTGGTGCGACAGGTACCGGAAAGACTTTCACCATGGCCAATATTGTTGCTGAATTAAATCGACCTGCTCTTGTGCTTGCACCAAACAAAACTTTGGCGGCACAGCTTTACACGGAATTCAGAGGGCTTTTTCCTGATAATGCAGTCGAGTATTTTGTCAGCTATTATGACTATTACCAACCAGAAGCCTACCTTCCTCATTCAGATGTATACATTGAGAAAGACTCCTCCATCAATGACAACATAGATAAATTGCGCCATGCCGCGACCCACGCGCTTCTGACTCGTCAGGACGTCCTTCTTGTTGCTTCTGTTTCCTGTATATACGGGCTTGGTTCCCCTGATTATTATGCAAAAATGGTCATTCCTATTGAGGAAGGGCAATCTATGCCCATGGAGACTCTTTTGAGTCGTTTGGTTGAAATTCATTACGAACGAAATGATTATGATTTCCACCGTGGAACATTTCGGGTGAGGGGGGATGTTGTCGAGATAATCCCAGCGTATAGCCGAGAGAAGGCAATACGAATGGAGTTTTTTGGGGATGAGATTGACTCTATTACCGAGACAGATCCTCTGACCGGTGAGGTGAAGGACCATCTTCGTAAGACAGTCATATATCCGGGCAGCCATTTTGTTTCCGATCGTGAGAATCTTGATCGCGCAGTGCAGGATATACGAAACGAATTACAGACCCGTCTGGCAGAGATGAAGCAAGCCAATAAGTTGGTCGAGGCCCAACGGTTGGAACAGCGTTCGATGTATGATCTGGAGATCATCGAAGAGTTGGGGTACTGCAATGGTATCGAAAATTATTCCCGGCATCTGGACGGACGAACCGTCGGGCAGCCTCCTTCAACCTTGCTGGATTATTTTCCTGAAGATTTTATTCTTTTCGTTGATGAGTCACATATTGCGCTTCCTCAGGTGGGCGGGATGTTTAATGGTGATCGATCGAGAAAAACGACCTTGGTTGATTTCGGCTTCAGATTGCCTTCTGCATTGGACAACAGACCTCTCAACTATGAGGAATTCCAAGATCGAATTAAACAGGCCGTTTATGTCTCTGCAACTCCGGGGCCTCTGGAAATGGATTTGGCTCAGGGACTTGTTGTTGAACAAATCATTCGTCCTACCGGATTGCTTGATCCCATCGTGGAGGTGCGAAAGGTTCAGGGACAGATTGACGACTTGTTGTCCGAGTGTAAAAAAAGACAATCAGTTAATGAACGGGTTCTTGTGACTACACTGACGAAGAGGATGGCTGAAGACCTGAATGATTATCTCAATTCCATGGGAGTGCCGACACGATATCTGCATTCAGACATTGACACCTTGGAGCGGATGGCAATTATTCAGGCTTTGAGGGCTGGAGAGTTTTGTGTCCTTGTAGGGATCAACCTTCTTAGAGAAGGACTTGATATTCCGGAAGTTTCACTGGTCTCCATACTGGATGCGGATAAAGAAGGCTTTCTGCGCTCGAATCGTTCGCTTATCCAGACATTCGGTCGTGCGGCGCGCAATGTTGAAGGGCGCGTCATAATGTACGCGGACAAGATTACTGGTTCGATGGCTTCTGCCATGGATGAAACGTTGCGACGTCGGGAAAAACAGCTGGATCATAATATTAAGCATGGGATTGTCCCTCAAACCATTCGGAAGAAAGTGGACAATTTGTTTGGCGATCTGGGAAGCGGAGCATCAGAGAGTGGAAAGATGGGAATGGCTGCGGAGACTTCTGCGGATTATGGTGCAGATCCGAAGCAGTTGGAAAAAAGTATCAAGCGGCTAGAGCGTGATATGCGGGACGCCGCCAAAGAACTGGAATTCGAACGAGCAGCCGATCTTCGTGACCGTGTTGCCTTGCTTCGTGAACGTCTTTTAGAATTGGGGTAA
- a CDS encoding ACT domain-containing protein: MKVNQLSIFLENRAGRLAEVTRLLSEAQVNIRALSLADTSDFGILRLIVSDFEKAKAKLKENGFTVGRTTVVAVKVPDKPGGLHDILTMLQNAEINVEYMYAFVQQSGDSAILILRFDRTEQGIELLQKNTIEIIPGEKLYTM; encoded by the coding sequence ATGAAAGTCAATCAACTCTCCATATTCCTGGAAAACCGAGCAGGCCGATTAGCCGAGGTCACCCGCCTGCTTTCGGAAGCTCAAGTGAATATCCGGGCACTGTCTCTGGCAGATACCTCGGATTTCGGAATCCTCCGTCTCATCGTTTCCGATTTTGAAAAAGCTAAAGCAAAACTGAAAGAAAATGGTTTCACTGTAGGACGTACCACCGTTGTGGCAGTAAAAGTTCCCGACAAACCGGGTGGGTTGCATGATATTTTAACAATGCTTCAAAATGCTGAAATCAATGTTGAATACATGTATGCATTTGTACAGCAAAGTGGAGATTCAGCAATCCTCATTCTGCGCTTCGATCGCACGGAACAAGGAATTGAACTTCTCCAAAAAAACACCATCGAAATTATTCCCGGTGAAAAATTATACACGATGTAA
- a CDS encoding MATE family efflux transporter, with the protein MPFENKEKLSQHPFQESPNLTLVRLALPVLFSLIAEPLTGLADTAFIARLTGPEPVAALGIGSVAFSSLFWVFAFLGIGTQTQVARNEGGGGNSVKVTSLASMVALCLGFVLIAASLPLLDTIATLFGAYGVVNDLACKYMAYRLLGAPAVLVSLVCFGALRGVQDMRTPLLAALGINAINFLLDWVLIFGNGPFPMMGVSGAALASSVSQWGGALWLLLVVRKKIGLTWKFKGAGIVELMQVGGDLFIRTGVLLFFFGLCTRVANGAGADQGAAYQAIRQFYIFSALTLDAYAITGQSLVGYFLGRGDTFFAHRVAVVVCRWSIVTGCVVCLAMLLGKDFVAWLLVPATAVGVFGPAWSAAALSMPLGSLSFATDGLHWGSGDFRYLRNAMVISSVLCVIIVFCVDAKSNDVVYYIWLVTILWTLLRAGFGIVRIWPGVGDAPLSKA; encoded by the coding sequence ATGCCCTTTGAAAATAAAGAAAAATTATCACAACACCCCTTTCAGGAATCGCCTAATTTGACGTTGGTGCGTTTGGCTCTACCTGTACTTTTTTCCCTGATTGCAGAGCCTCTGACAGGTTTGGCAGATACTGCGTTTATTGCTCGTTTGACAGGACCTGAGCCTGTGGCGGCCTTGGGGATTGGGAGTGTGGCGTTTTCCTCTCTTTTCTGGGTCTTTGCTTTTTTGGGGATTGGAACCCAGACTCAGGTGGCCAGGAATGAAGGGGGAGGTGGCAATTCGGTTAAAGTGACGTCACTTGCCTCTATGGTTGCTCTTTGTCTTGGCTTTGTTTTAATTGCAGCTTCTTTGCCACTACTTGATACGATTGCCACTCTTTTCGGGGCATATGGGGTCGTGAATGATCTGGCCTGTAAATATATGGCATATAGGCTTTTAGGCGCTCCGGCTGTTCTTGTTTCTCTGGTATGCTTCGGAGCCTTACGAGGTGTTCAGGATATGAGGACTCCCTTATTGGCCGCTCTCGGGATCAATGCCATCAATTTCCTTTTGGATTGGGTCTTGATTTTTGGGAATGGTCCCTTTCCAATGATGGGAGTCAGTGGCGCAGCCCTGGCCAGTTCTGTGAGTCAATGGGGGGGCGCTCTATGGTTACTCCTTGTCGTCAGGAAAAAAATAGGACTGACTTGGAAATTTAAGGGCGCAGGGATAGTCGAATTGATGCAAGTGGGGGGAGATCTATTTATTAGAACAGGGGTGCTTTTATTCTTCTTCGGACTCTGCACCAGAGTGGCGAATGGGGCTGGAGCAGACCAAGGGGCCGCTTATCAGGCTATTCGACAATTTTATATTTTTTCAGCTCTTACGCTGGATGCTTATGCTATTACTGGGCAAAGCCTGGTCGGCTATTTTTTAGGGCGTGGGGACACCTTTTTTGCACATCGGGTAGCTGTTGTTGTATGTCGCTGGAGCATCGTGACAGGATGTGTCGTCTGTTTAGCCATGCTTCTCGGTAAGGATTTTGTCGCGTGGCTCCTTGTGCCTGCGACTGCTGTAGGTGTTTTTGGTCCGGCGTGGTCTGCTGCCGCTCTTTCCATGCCCTTGGGGTCTTTATCGTTCGCAACAGATGGGTTGCATTGGGGGAGTGGCGATTTCAGATATCTTCGTAATGCCATGGTCATCTCTTCAGTCCTTTGTGTAATAATAGTCTTTTGTGTTGATGCTAAGTCGAATGACGTTGTTTACTACATATGGCTCGTCACAATTCTTTGGACACTCCTTCGGGCAGGATTTGGCATCGTACGAATTTGGCCAGGTGTAGGAGATGCTCCTCTGAGCAAAGCATAA
- the cls gene encoding cardiolipin synthase: MNSTDLNYLFTALSIAYTALEIGAIATAILAVRDTRTPQGAVAWALSLISIPFIALPLYWVFGRSKFHGYVEIMRARKIRYLKKISKNNIPTIKGLSERLSPHAPRCAFETLAEIPFLEGNDVALLVDGVTTFDAIISSIKSAQDSICLQFFIVRSDQLGKRLQKALIDKAASGISIRFLYDEVGCGPTPSSYWKKMQDVGIQAHSFHSTKGPGNRFQLNFRNHRKIVIIDGCTAFVGGHNVGDEYLGQTNKFKGWRDTHLKITGPAVLGIKISFAKDWYWATHELHEHDLAMPERAGDVDVLALATGPADDLESCSLMFIRAINAAKKRFWIASPYYVPDSSVTKALQLAAMRGVDIRIILPQKADHLLVYLAGFACLNDLRLPGIRIYRYHAGFLHQKVFLVDDTIAGIGTANLDNRSFRLNFEITMLVENQTFCQQVEGMFEADFARCKETDTLEYNRKNIISQTVIRFARLLSPIL, encoded by the coding sequence ATGAATTCTACTGATCTGAATTATTTATTTACCGCATTGAGTATAGCGTACACTGCGCTTGAGATAGGAGCGATAGCAACTGCGATCCTGGCTGTTCGCGACACAAGAACACCACAGGGCGCTGTAGCCTGGGCACTTTCACTCATATCAATCCCCTTCATAGCTCTCCCACTTTACTGGGTCTTTGGACGAAGTAAATTTCATGGCTATGTAGAAATCATGCGGGCGAGGAAAATACGGTATCTGAAAAAAATTAGTAAAAACAACATACCCACTATCAAAGGGCTTTCTGAAAGACTCTCTCCACATGCCCCCCGATGTGCCTTTGAAACATTGGCAGAGATTCCCTTCCTTGAAGGCAATGATGTTGCACTTCTTGTGGATGGAGTAACTACATTTGATGCGATCATAAGCTCAATAAAATCTGCACAAGACTCCATTTGCTTACAATTCTTCATCGTCCGCAGTGATCAATTGGGAAAACGACTTCAAAAAGCCCTGATTGACAAAGCTGCGTCAGGAATCTCGATTCGGTTCCTCTACGATGAAGTAGGGTGTGGCCCAACACCTTCAAGCTACTGGAAAAAAATGCAAGATGTTGGTATTCAAGCGCACTCATTTCACAGTACTAAAGGCCCTGGCAACCGATTTCAACTTAACTTCAGAAACCATCGAAAAATAGTTATCATTGATGGTTGTACTGCATTTGTTGGAGGGCATAATGTTGGTGATGAATACCTCGGACAGACAAACAAGTTCAAAGGCTGGCGCGATACCCATCTAAAAATTACCGGCCCTGCTGTCTTGGGAATCAAGATAAGTTTTGCCAAGGATTGGTACTGGGCTACCCATGAACTTCATGAGCACGATTTGGCAATGCCAGAACGGGCCGGAGATGTTGATGTGCTCGCTCTGGCAACAGGTCCGGCTGACGATCTCGAATCCTGTTCACTCATGTTCATCAGAGCCATCAATGCAGCCAAGAAGCGCTTTTGGATAGCAAGCCCCTATTATGTTCCGGACAGTTCCGTGACCAAAGCGCTTCAACTGGCAGCTATGCGCGGTGTCGATATTCGTATTATACTTCCCCAAAAGGCAGATCACCTTCTCGTCTATCTGGCTGGGTTTGCATGCCTCAACGATTTGAGACTCCCCGGCATTCGTATTTACCGCTATCATGCTGGTTTTTTACATCAAAAAGTATTTCTCGTTGACGACACCATCGCGGGCATCGGAACGGCAAACCTTGATAATCGTTCGTTCCGCTTGAATTTCGAAATTACCATGTTGGTTGAAAATCAAACATTCTGTCAGCAAGTTGAAGGAATGTTTGAAGCTGATTTTGCTCGATGTAAAGAAACAGATACTTTGGAATATAATCGGAAAAATATCATTTCACAAACCGTCATTCGCTTTGCCAGATTACTTTCCCCCATACTGTAA
- a CDS encoding potassium channel family protein, translating to MLETVHRRMLKLRAKLGSVWSVILGLVYLFNVFIVGIAFYMGYENWDFASSFYMVVITLSTVGFMEVNELSQTGRIFTAFLIMGGVGGFVYMAGAFAQILIDGRLQIMWGKHKMMKEISKLRNHFIVCGHGRIGSIVVQEISNEGLDVVVIEQDPELIDKMEQEGILCLDGDATSDQTLLAAGLLHAKSLISALTSEAANVYVTLTARQLNPNITIVARAGDKSHISRLELAGANRVVLPHFIGGLRMAQNVLRPTVTNFIELAVRGGIDLQMEELEITPHSELCELDLIESKIRPRFNLIIIAIKKGTGEMVFNPGPKEVIHAYDTLLAVGKKTNLSEIKAIL from the coding sequence ATGCTCGAAACAGTACACAGGCGAATGCTCAAATTGAGGGCTAAATTGGGGTCAGTCTGGAGTGTGATTCTGGGGCTTGTGTATCTCTTCAACGTCTTCATTGTTGGGATTGCTTTTTACATGGGCTATGAGAACTGGGATTTCGCAAGTTCATTTTACATGGTGGTTATTACCCTTTCTACCGTGGGCTTCATGGAAGTGAATGAACTCTCTCAGACTGGTCGGATTTTTACGGCTTTTTTGATTATGGGGGGGGTGGGCGGTTTTGTTTATATGGCTGGTGCATTCGCACAGATCCTTATTGACGGTCGATTGCAAATTATGTGGGGTAAACATAAAATGATGAAAGAAATAAGTAAATTGAGAAATCATTTTATCGTCTGTGGGCACGGCCGAATAGGAAGTATTGTCGTGCAGGAGATAAGCAACGAAGGACTTGATGTTGTTGTTATCGAGCAGGACCCGGAGCTTATCGACAAAATGGAGCAGGAAGGGATTCTTTGCCTGGATGGAGATGCCACAAGTGATCAGACTCTTCTTGCTGCGGGGCTGCTTCATGCCAAGTCCCTTATTTCGGCGCTCACGAGTGAAGCAGCCAATGTCTATGTCACTTTGACTGCGCGGCAATTAAATCCAAATATTACAATTGTTGCCCGTGCTGGGGACAAGTCTCATATTTCACGTTTGGAATTGGCGGGAGCAAATAGAGTTGTCCTTCCTCATTTTATAGGGGGTCTTCGAATGGCGCAGAATGTGTTGCGCCCGACGGTTACCAACTTTATAGAACTTGCAGTTCGTGGTGGTATTGATCTCCAAATGGAAGAATTGGAAATCACACCACATTCCGAATTGTGCGAATTGGATCTTATTGAGTCCAAAATTAGACCTCGTTTTAATTTGATTATTATTGCCATCAAGAAAGGGACTGGAGAAATGGTATTTAACCCTGGTCCCAAAGAAGTCATTCACGCTTATGACACACTGTTAGCTGTTGGTAAGAAAACGAATCTATCTGAAATTAAAGCAATCCTTTAA
- a CDS encoding Hpt domain-containing protein: protein MDKHEVIDSKFLDSMAGKQPFLKRMFTVFISQEPKRIQEIKDALGSQDVERLRHLAHALKGGAATMGAGRIRDCCLLLERASKAKDMNAAQSHLSELELEMRHAYAFMFNYLAEH from the coding sequence ATGGACAAACACGAAGTCATAGATAGTAAATTTCTTGATTCAATGGCTGGTAAACAACCGTTTTTAAAACGAATGTTTACCGTTTTTATCTCACAAGAGCCCAAGAGAATCCAAGAGATCAAGGATGCATTGGGCTCACAAGATGTTGAACGCCTCCGCCATTTGGCTCATGCTTTAAAAGGAGGAGCGGCAACAATGGGAGCTGGCAGAATCCGAGACTGTTGCTTGCTCCTTGAAAGAGCGTCCAAAGCAAAGGATATGAATGCGGCCCAATCCCATCTAAGTGAGCTTGAACTAGAAATGCGCCATGCATATGCTTTTATGTTCAATTATCTGGCTGAGCATTAA
- the dapB gene encoding 4-hydroxy-tetrahydrodipicolinate reductase, which yields MTTDIVILGAKGRMGKTLVNLTLADAELNLVGACEREGNTGGIEHEGCIMTDCLEELLPQVPGAVIIDFTAPEASLAMAQIAAKNGNPAVIGTTGLNSTQQADLEVFAREVPLFWAPNMSVGVNTLLKILPMLVKALGPDYDMEMVETHHKMKKDSPSGTALKLAQCMAEARGWEYDDVKKHCRDGIIGERPKNEIGVQTLRGGDVVGDHTAFFFGPGERIEITHRAHSRETFASGALRAAKWLAKQKNGKLYSMADMV from the coding sequence ATGACAACAGATATTGTCATTCTTGGTGCAAAGGGACGTATGGGAAAAACCTTGGTCAATTTGACTCTGGCAGATGCAGAGTTGAATCTTGTCGGAGCATGTGAACGAGAAGGCAATACAGGAGGTATTGAGCATGAAGGATGCATCATGACTGACTGTCTTGAGGAGCTTCTGCCACAAGTCCCAGGGGCTGTTATAATAGATTTTACAGCTCCCGAAGCTTCTTTGGCAATGGCTCAAATTGCAGCAAAAAATGGCAACCCCGCTGTGATTGGAACAACCGGTCTGAATTCGACCCAACAAGCTGATTTGGAAGTGTTTGCTCGGGAGGTTCCTCTTTTCTGGGCACCAAACATGTCTGTGGGAGTCAATACTTTGCTGAAGATTCTACCTATGCTGGTAAAGGCGCTTGGCCCAGATTATGATATGGAAATGGTTGAGACTCACCATAAAATGAAAAAGGATTCTCCAAGTGGAACAGCCCTGAAGCTGGCTCAATGCATGGCCGAGGCCCGTGGCTGGGAGTATGATGACGTCAAGAAGCATTGTCGTGACGGTATTATTGGGGAACGCCCCAAGAATGAGATAGGTGTGCAAACCTTACGAGGTGGTGATGTTGTTGGCGACCACACAGCATTTTTCTTTGGACCTGGCGAGCGTATAGAAATAACTCACAGGGCTCATTCTCGTGAAACGTTTGCATCAGGAGCGTTGAGGGCTGCAAAATGGCTGGCAAAGCAAAAAAACGGAAAGCTCTACTCCATGGCAGATATGGTGTAA
- the ligA gene encoding NAD-dependent DNA ligase LigA, producing MASSHVATRVHSLREKIEYHNHRYYVMDAPEITDAEYDELFRKLIELEKEYPEFDDPNSPTKRVGGEPAEGFSPYEHSMRMYSLDNAMSLDGWDAFADRIVANTGRSDALYWADPKMDGLALEVIYEKGRYVRAATRGDGLIGEDVTGNMRTVMNLPMVLKGKIVPDRLEVRGEVVISNQDFAILNQKQRDAGSKVFANPRNAAAGSIRQLDSKVAASRPLRFLAYGIGTIEWSTPLFSWNSQAEIMSGLSELGFSIPPEAKLCNSKQEVAEYFLDLMERRSSLPFEIDGVVAKLNSLDLQRTLGYTSRAPRWALALKFPAYQAKTRLNSIRIQVGRTGVLTPVAELEPVSLAGVVVSNATLHNKGYIEERDFRIGDNVLIQRAGDVIPQVLSVDKAERPDDAVPYQFPSNCPVCMSVAIEDGEAVRCVNETCPAKAVQQIIHFVSKAGLDMEGVGKKWVERLALDGVLKTPADLFFLEKTTLLKYEGMGDKSADKFIAAVEKRRREAPLWRLIAGLGIRHVGEQTARMLGAHFTDLEAIGLVTREELQDLEDIGPIVAESLFEYFQRPSTRELIEKFKAAEFWPQGSISTAISEQELRPLAGKVFLFTGSLPDMSRTQAQALVEAQGASAAKSISKKVDYVVVGDKAGSKRAKAEKMGLEILDSDAFKALL from the coding sequence ATGGCTTCTTCTCACGTCGCAACGCGCGTTCACTCGTTGCGTGAAAAAATCGAATATCACAATCATCGTTATTACGTCATGGATGCACCGGAAATTACTGATGCTGAATACGATGAACTCTTTCGCAAGCTGATTGAACTGGAAAAGGAATATCCTGAGTTTGATGACCCGAATTCCCCAACGAAAAGAGTAGGAGGGGAACCGGCTGAAGGGTTTTCTCCCTATGAACATTCCATGCGGATGTATAGCTTGGATAATGCTATGAGCCTTGATGGATGGGATGCCTTTGCAGATCGGATCGTTGCGAATACAGGGCGATCAGACGCATTATACTGGGCTGATCCAAAAATGGATGGTCTTGCTCTTGAGGTCATCTATGAGAAGGGCCGCTATGTCAGAGCCGCGACTCGGGGAGATGGGCTTATCGGTGAGGATGTGACGGGGAATATGAGAACTGTCATGAATCTGCCCATGGTTTTGAAAGGGAAAATTGTTCCTGACCGACTTGAGGTCCGTGGTGAAGTTGTCATATCAAATCAAGATTTTGCCATTCTCAACCAGAAACAACGAGATGCTGGTTCCAAAGTTTTCGCGAATCCTCGTAATGCTGCTGCCGGGTCAATCAGACAGCTTGATTCCAAAGTTGCAGCATCACGTCCTCTCCGATTCCTTGCGTACGGGATTGGGACAATCGAGTGGAGCACACCTCTTTTTTCGTGGAATAGCCAAGCGGAAATAATGAGCGGGCTGAGCGAGTTGGGATTTTCCATTCCTCCTGAAGCAAAACTCTGCAATTCGAAGCAGGAAGTTGCCGAATATTTTCTTGATCTTATGGAACGTCGTTCCTCATTGCCCTTCGAAATAGATGGGGTTGTCGCGAAACTCAATAGTCTCGATCTACAACGAACTTTGGGATATACTTCTCGTGCCCCAAGGTGGGCGCTGGCACTGAAATTCCCGGCTTATCAAGCCAAAACCCGATTGAATTCAATCAGAATTCAAGTTGGCAGAACTGGTGTTTTGACGCCGGTTGCAGAGCTTGAGCCGGTATCCTTGGCTGGAGTCGTGGTTTCTAATGCAACGCTACATAATAAAGGCTACATTGAAGAGCGTGATTTTCGTATCGGAGATAATGTTTTGATACAACGCGCAGGGGATGTTATTCCTCAAGTTTTGTCCGTAGATAAAGCAGAGAGACCGGACGATGCTGTCCCATATCAGTTTCCAAGTAACTGTCCTGTTTGCATGAGTGTCGCTATAGAGGACGGTGAAGCTGTGAGGTGTGTCAATGAAACATGCCCAGCCAAAGCGGTTCAGCAGATCATTCATTTTGTTTCCAAGGCAGGGCTGGACATGGAGGGGGTCGGTAAAAAATGGGTCGAACGCCTTGCGTTGGATGGTGTGTTGAAAACTCCGGCAGATCTTTTCTTTTTGGAGAAGACAACTCTGCTCAAGTATGAAGGCATGGGTGACAAGTCTGCCGATAAGTTTATTGCGGCTGTAGAAAAAAGACGGCGAGAAGCTCCTCTCTGGCGGTTGATTGCTGGATTGGGAATACGACATGTGGGAGAACAGACTGCTAGGATGCTGGGAGCTCATTTCACGGATTTGGAAGCGATTGGGTTGGTAACACGCGAAGAATTACAGGATTTGGAAGATATAGGACCGATCGTAGCCGAGAGTCTCTTTGAATATTTTCAGCGTCCTTCAACCCGAGAGTTGATAGAAAAATTCAAGGCCGCTGAATTTTGGCCACAAGGCAGCATATCTACTGCCATTTCGGAACAGGAATTACGACCGTTGGCAGGTAAAGTGTTTCTTTTTACCGGGAGTCTTCCTGACATGTCGCGCACTCAGGCTCAAGCGCTTGTGGAGGCTCAAGGAGCGAGCGCAGCGAAATCGATTTCAAAAAAAGTTGACTACGTGGTGGTTGGAGACAAAGCTGGATCAAAGAGGGCCAAAGCAGAAAAAATGGGGCTTGAGATACTTGATTCTGATGCTTTCAAAGCGTTACTTTAA
- a CDS encoding c-type cytochrome → MIIRYLCALVLLTSLLLPLTAYGNEKNIDKKKILAEATTANGESIFLHGKHSHGAHIPFDGGPYWLRNKGGGCAACHGVQGLGGIQPDFCFVVTPPISFKYLVEDGYPFASRQDGSHPAYTMRTLQEALYEGLRPNGYEMDYCMPRWKMSDNDFRDLLSYLIRLDIKE, encoded by the coding sequence ATGATTATTCGCTACCTGTGTGCCCTGGTCTTATTAACTTCCCTGCTTTTACCGTTAACAGCTTATGGAAACGAAAAAAACATCGACAAAAAAAAGATCCTTGCAGAAGCGACGACAGCCAATGGTGAATCAATTTTCTTACATGGGAAACACTCCCATGGAGCGCATATACCTTTTGATGGTGGTCCATACTGGCTTAGAAATAAAGGAGGAGGCTGCGCTGCTTGCCATGGCGTTCAAGGGCTTGGTGGCATCCAACCCGATTTCTGTTTTGTTGTCACCCCTCCCATCTCTTTTAAATATCTTGTCGAAGATGGCTACCCATTTGCCAGCCGACAAGACGGCTCACACCCTGCGTATACCATGAGAACCCTACAAGAGGCTCTCTACGAAGGACTGCGCCCCAATGGATATGAAATGGACTACTGCATGCCACGTTGGAAAATGTCAGATAATGACTTTCGGGACTTGCTCAGCTATCTTATAAGGCTTGATATCAAAGAATAA